Genomic window (Flavobacteriales bacterium):
TTGGATTCGATCAACTTCTCCGTGAAGGCGGCCCGCTCATGCTCAGCTTTGTAGTCGGCCCAAGCGGACATCACTGCGGTGCGAACCTCCTTGGCCTCCCACGGTTTCTGAATGTAGTGGCACACACCGGCCTGGTTCAGCGCGTCCACCAGTGCCTGCAGGTCGGCATGGGCGGTTATCAACATCCGCCTCACCTGTGGGAACCGTTCCTTGATCTGGCGTAACGCCTCACAGCCCACCACACCGGGCATGCGTTGGTCGCAGATCACCACATGGACCTCGTGCTGCTGTAATATGGGCCAGACCTCAGGCAGGTCGCCCGCCACCAATACGTTGAAAGTGTTGCGGAACGCCGCCTTGAAGGTTTGCCTGTTCGCCCCCTCATCGTCGATATAGAGCACGGTGGGGAGCAAGGCTTGGGAACGGTGGATCTGATGCATGCTGTTGGGGGTTGATCGTCAGCCTCCATACGTTG
Coding sequences:
- a CDS encoding response regulator → MHQIHRSQALLPTVLYIDDEGANRQTFKAAFRNTFNVLVAGDLPEVWPILQQHEVHVVICDQRMPGVVGCEALRQIKERFPQVRRMLITAHADLQALVDALNQAGVCHYIQKPWEAKEVRTAVMSAWADYKAEHERAAFTEKLIESNRQLEFALRQSLLS